In Xanthomonas campestris pv. phormiicola, the DNA window GGGCTGCGGCAGTTCCAGGGCGGCGATCGAGTTCATCGGCCGATTATGCCGGAGCCGCTGTCGGCGGACAGTCGTGCCACGCTGCCGGCGGCGGCCGCATTTACCAGTTGCCAGACCTCCTCGAATTGCGCGCTGCCGCCGGTGTAGGGGTCGGGGATCTCGCGGGGGCCGTCCAGGCCGGCCCAGGGCAGCCACAGCGCCACCCGCTCCCGCGCATCGGCCGGCGCGCGTTGGCGCACATCGCGCAGGTTGGCCGCATCGGCGCACAGGATCCAGTCGAACGCGGCGAAGTCGGCCGCCTGCAGTTGCCGCGCGCGCAGTCCGGCGATGTCCACGCCATGGCCGCGGGCGCAGGCGATCGCGCGCCGGTCCGGCGGCTCGCCGCTGTGCCAGGCGCCGGTGCCGGCCGAATCCACCTGCACCCGCGCAGCCAGCGGCGAGCGCTGCAGGTGATCGCGCAGCGCGCCTTCGGCCATCGGCGAACGGCAGATGTTGCCCAGGCAGACCAGCAACAGCTTCATGCCAGCCCCCGCAGGTGCGCCTCGGCGCGGGCCAGGTCCTCGGGCGTGTCGACCCCGGGCGGGAACGGCGCCGGCGACAGCGCCACCGCGATGCGGAAGCCGGCTTCCAGCACCCGCAGCTGCTCCAGCGCCTCCACCTGTTCCAGCCCACCTGGCGGCATCGCCGCGAAGCGGCGCAGGAAGCCGGCGCGGTAGGCATAGATGCCGATATGGCGCAGCCACGGACCCGGCGGCAGTTGCTCGCGCGAGGCGGCGAACGCGTCGCGGTGCCACGGGATCGGCGCGCGGCTGAAATACAGCGCATCGCCCTGCGCGCTGCGCACCAGCTTGACCACGTTCGGGTCGAACAGGCTCTCGGCGGATTCGACCGGCCTGCCCAGCGTCGCCATCTCCGCGCCGCTGGCGGCCAGCGTCTGCGCCACCGCGACGATGCCGGCGGCGGGCGCGAACGGCTCGTCGCCCTGCAGATTGACCACCAGGGTGGCGTCGTCCCAGCCGGCGATGTCGGCGCATTCGGCCAGGCGGTCGGTGCCGGAGACATGCGCCGCCGACGTCAGCGCGACATGCACCCCGTCCAGATCGGCCACCGCCGCGGCGATGCGCGGATCGTCCGCGGCCACCCAGACCTGCTGCGCGCCGGCGCCGAGCGCACGCCGCGCCACGTGCCGCACCAGCGGCTCGCCGCCGAGCAGGCGCAGCGGCTTGCCGGGCAGGCGCGAGGCGGCATAGCGCGCCGGGATGGCGACCACGAACGAAGGCGGCATGGCGTGCGCGGCACTCATGCCTTGCCCGCTCCGGTGGCGGTAGCTGAACGCTGGAATTCACGAAATTCGAACATGAATTGATCTTTCCCTGCGATTTATTGAGAATAGTTCGTATTCGCCATGGACCAGCAGCCGGCCGTTGCCGGTTGTGTCGCCGCAGCGCGCCGTGCGGCTCGGCGCTGCGCCCATGGCCTCTCGCCTCCCTCCATTCTATAGACCCCGCCGATGAACCTTCCCGCCCAGTCCAAGTGGTCCGCCGCCCAGCCGACCTTTGTCCGCGTTCGCCGTCAGGCGCTGTGCCTGGCCCTGGCCGCCCTGCTCGCACCACTGGCGGCCAGCGCCGCCGCCGCGGAAGCGGCAGCGGCCGCCGATGCGGCGAGCGACGCCGCCAGCGCGCCGAAGCTGCTGGACAAGCTCGACGTGGTCGCGCAGCGCGCCGACGGCTACACCGCGCCGGCCAGCGCGACCGGCACCGGCCTGCTGCTGACTCCGCTGGAAACCCCGCAGTCGGTGAGCACGATCGGCCGCGAGCAGATGGACGATTTCGGCCTGGACAACGCCAATGCGGTGCTGGCGCTGGCCACCGGGGTCAACGTCGAGAAGATCGAGACCGACCGCACCTACTACACCGCGCGCGGCTTCGACATCCTCAATTTCCAGGTCGACGGGCTGGGCCTGCCGTTCACCAACGGCGGCGCCGAGGGCGACCTGGACACGGCGATGTACGAGCGCGTGGAGGTGCTGCGCGGCGCCAACGGCCTGCTGTCCTCGACCGGCAACCCGTCGGCGACGATCGACTTCGTGCGCAAGCGCCCGACCAAAGACCTGCAGGGCAGCGCCGGCGTGACCGTGGGCAGCTGGAACACGCGCCGCGTCGACGCCGACCTGTCCGGACGCCTCAATGCCAGCGGCAGCGTGCGCGGGCGCATCGTCGCCGTCGGCCAGGACGGCGACAGCTACCTGGACCGCTATGCGCTGAAGAAGCGCAGCTTCTACGGCATCGTCGAGGCCGACCTCGGCGACAGCACCCGCCTCAGTGTCGGCGCCAGCTACCAGAAGAACGACTCCACTGGCGGCATGTGGGGCGCGCTGCCGCTGTTCTACAGCGACGGCAGCGCCACCGACTACGCCCGCTCCACCAGCACCTCGGCCAACTGGTCGTACTGGACGACGCAGGACAAGCGCGCGTTCGTGGAACTTCAGCAGGCATTGGGCGCCGACTGGCAACTCAAGGTCGCACTGAACTACCGCAAGCTCGACGACGATAGCCAGCTGTTCTACGTCTACGGCACTCCGGACCGCAGCACCGGCCTCGGGCTGTACTCCTATCCGTCGCAGTACAACAGCGAAGAGACACAGAAGTACGCCGACGTCTACGCCAGCGGCCCGTTCGCGCTCGGCGGCCGCGAGCACGAACTGGTGGTCGGGGTGAAATGGGGCCGGG includes these proteins:
- the kdsB gene encoding 3-deoxy-manno-octulosonate cytidylyltransferase, whose protein sequence is MSAAHAMPPSFVVAIPARYAASRLPGKPLRLLGGEPLVRHVARRALGAGAQQVWVAADDPRIAAAVADLDGVHVALTSAAHVSGTDRLAECADIAGWDDATLVVNLQGDEPFAPAAGIVAVAQTLAASGAEMATLGRPVESAESLFDPNVVKLVRSAQGDALYFSRAPIPWHRDAFAASREQLPPGPWLRHIGIYAYRAGFLRRFAAMPPGGLEQVEALEQLRVLEAGFRIAVALSPAPFPPGVDTPEDLARAEAHLRGLA
- a CDS encoding TonB-dependent siderophore receptor — encoded protein: MNLPAQSKWSAAQPTFVRVRRQALCLALAALLAPLAASAAAAEAAAAADAASDAASAPKLLDKLDVVAQRADGYTAPASATGTGLLLTPLETPQSVSTIGREQMDDFGLDNANAVLALATGVNVEKIETDRTYYTARGFDILNFQVDGLGLPFTNGGAEGDLDTAMYERVEVLRGANGLLSSTGNPSATIDFVRKRPTKDLQGSAGVTVGSWNTRRVDADLSGRLNASGSVRGRIVAVGQDGDSYLDRYALKKRSFYGIVEADLGDSTRLSVGASYQKNDSTGGMWGALPLFYSDGSATDYARSTSTSANWSYWTTQDKRAFVELQQALGADWQLKVALNYRKLDDDSQLFYVYGTPDRSTGLGLYSYPSQYNSEETQKYADVYASGPFALGGREHELVVGVKWGRVQADQLSWYGNDIGTALPALEDWTGDYPKPSFDAYSDSADFDITRRSAYATARWNLSDALKLITGVNHTQIESRGQNYGVQHAYDDSKTTPFVGAVYTFDPNYALYASYAEIFNPQTELDRNLQVLDPITGSNAELGIKGQWLQQRVNASFALFRAKQDNTAEADTYVGTLQTYKAVDATSTGYEFDLAGRLGDHWQLNAGYTQLSLKDDAGHNVRTYVPRRTFKLATTYTVPQWEALKLGATLTWQGDIYRDQQTLDTSGNEIFTRQDSYALLGLMAHYDFTPQFSATLNVYNVTDRKYINSLYWAQGYYGAPRNTALSLNYRF
- a CDS encoding low molecular weight phosphotyrosine protein phosphatase, giving the protein MKLLLVCLGNICRSPMAEGALRDHLQRSPLAARVQVDSAGTGAWHSGEPPDRRAIACARGHGVDIAGLRARQLQAADFAAFDWILCADAANLRDVRQRAPADARERVALWLPWAGLDGPREIPDPYTGGSAQFEEVWQLVNAAAAGSVARLSADSGSGIIGR